In Spirosoma aureum, a single genomic region encodes these proteins:
- a CDS encoding FGGY family carbohydrate kinase, whose amino-acid sequence MNSSYILAIDQGTSSTKTLLFDENGQVISRASEPLKTNYFGDGYVEQDPEEIVRNVLTSVGKCLDSFVAQGGNLRSITACGISNQRETFVVWDEAGVPLYKAIVWQCKRSIAVCERLKAEGLEEPIRTKTGLFIDPYFSGSKLIWLYEQNEKVRQAIDSGKAYFGTVDTWLLYKLTNGQRYLTDYTNASRTLFFNLQTLAWDQEILAQFGLSRLNLPEPNPSSFLFGESNFNGMFDHPLPITSMIGDSHAAAFGEGCFAPGTAKATLGTGCSIMMDIGPACKESNHGMVTTICWSTEERVDYALEGVIVTCGATIEWLKNNLELFAESRDTEALATAVADNGGVYVVPAFSGLGAPHWDMARKASISGLTFGSTKNHIIRAALESIPYQIKDVIVTMEQDTGITLAELMVNGGLTSNGFVLQFLADLLNKPVINREMADISALGAAYLAGLKAGVYRDLAHLQQLNDCKSVIDPSANRLSVGKAYAGWQLALETNLH is encoded by the coding sequence ATGAACAGTTCCTATATTCTAGCCATAGATCAAGGCACAAGTAGCACAAAGACCCTGCTTTTTGATGAAAATGGCCAGGTGATTTCGCGCGCTTCGGAACCGTTGAAAACCAATTATTTCGGTGATGGGTATGTGGAGCAGGACCCCGAAGAAATTGTTCGGAACGTGCTCACTTCCGTTGGCAAGTGCCTTGATTCCTTTGTCGCTCAGGGCGGTAATCTGCGGTCGATAACGGCCTGCGGAATTTCTAATCAGCGGGAAACCTTCGTTGTCTGGGATGAGGCCGGTGTGCCGCTCTATAAGGCTATTGTCTGGCAATGCAAGCGTTCCATAGCCGTTTGTGAACGATTAAAAGCCGAAGGACTCGAAGAGCCGATTCGTACGAAAACGGGCTTATTTATCGATCCATATTTTTCGGGGAGCAAGCTCATCTGGTTGTATGAACAGAATGAAAAAGTCCGTCAGGCTATCGATTCCGGAAAGGCTTATTTTGGCACGGTAGATACCTGGCTACTTTATAAATTAACCAATGGGCAGCGCTATCTGACCGATTATACCAATGCCTCCCGCACGCTCTTTTTCAACCTTCAGACGCTTGCATGGGATCAGGAAATCCTGGCGCAGTTTGGCCTTTCCCGACTGAATTTGCCCGAGCCAAACCCTTCCTCGTTTTTGTTTGGCGAATCGAATTTTAACGGCATGTTCGACCATCCCCTTCCTATTACCAGTATGATTGGTGATTCGCACGCGGCTGCGTTCGGGGAGGGATGTTTCGCCCCCGGAACGGCCAAAGCGACGCTCGGAACGGGTTGTTCGATCATGATGGATATTGGTCCAGCGTGTAAAGAATCGAATCATGGCATGGTGACGACCATCTGCTGGAGCACCGAAGAACGGGTCGACTATGCTCTGGAAGGCGTAATCGTTACCTGTGGCGCAACCATCGAATGGCTGAAAAATAATCTGGAGTTGTTTGCCGAAAGCCGGGATACGGAAGCATTGGCGACAGCCGTAGCCGACAATGGGGGCGTTTATGTTGTCCCTGCTTTCAGCGGTCTGGGCGCTCCTCACTGGGACATGGCCCGGAAAGCGTCTATTTCTGGCCTTACATTTGGCTCCACCAAAAATCACATTATCAGAGCTGCCCTTGAATCGATTCCCTACCAGATCAAGGATGTAATCGTTACTATGGAGCAGGACACCGGTATAACGTTAGCGGAGCTAATGGTCAATGGTGGTTTGACCTCGAATGGTTTCGTTCTTCAGTTTCTGGCTGACCTCCTCAATAAGCCCGTTATCAACCGCGAAATGGCCGATATTTCGGCGTTAGGGGCTGCCTATCTGGCTGGTTTAAAAGCGGGTGTTTATCGGGACTTAGCGCATTTACAGCAGTTAAACGACTGTAAGTCTGTTATTGATCCTTCGGCGAATCGGCTATCGGTAGGAAAGGCTTACGCGGGCTGGCAACTGGCCCTGGAAACGAACCTGCACTAA
- a CDS encoding DUF2291 domain-containing protein: MSTSILKNLALLVLVGVVAYNSVYIKKLDEVKKAAGSSLGPAFNAATYSETFWTTKLIPATQQSATDLTSLLTLLKTDKEKAMSSYSHALGIGNIRYFLVKGEGIITAISDEDVTVLLPDGESVKLATEYIFGNAVRDASGLIQITEFDNTMDLNNVSAALNDIIRRKVIPGLKSRAKKGDKVSFVGAIELNREHLHLDNLEVIPITVK; the protein is encoded by the coding sequence ATGTCTACAAGTATTCTTAAAAATCTTGCGTTATTGGTTCTGGTCGGCGTAGTTGCCTATAACTCCGTTTACATCAAAAAACTGGATGAGGTAAAGAAAGCAGCTGGTTCAAGTCTTGGTCCAGCATTTAATGCAGCCACTTATTCGGAGACGTTCTGGACTACCAAACTGATTCCTGCCACTCAGCAATCGGCAACTGATTTAACCTCGCTCCTGACTCTGTTGAAAACAGATAAAGAGAAGGCCATGTCCAGCTATTCACATGCGTTGGGAATTGGTAATATTCGCTATTTTCTGGTAAAAGGGGAGGGCATAATAACCGCCATTAGCGACGAAGACGTAACGGTTCTATTACCCGATGGCGAGTCCGTAAAACTGGCTACTGAATACATTTTTGGTAATGCGGTCCGGGATGCGTCCGGGTTAATCCAGATCACTGAGTTCGACAATACGATGGATCTGAACAACGTGTCTGCCGCACTCAACGATATTATTCGCAGGAAGGTGATTCCTGGTTTGAAAAGCCGCGCCAAAAAAGGGGATAAAGTCAGCTTTGTGGGCGCAATCGAACTGAATCGGGAGCACCTGCACCTTGATAATCTGGAGGTGATTCCGATCACCGTGAAGTAA
- a CDS encoding transketolase family protein has protein sequence MAELNTLVADKKSLANLDVFSSTLQELASTDKHILAVTSDSRGSGKLVPFGQKYPSQIIEIGIAEQNLVGVAAGLASTGKKVFAVSPACFLTARSFEQIKTDVAYSNNPVKLIGISAGVSYGALGSTHHSLHDFAALRAVHNLIVVAPADNFETEQAIRLAAQTDHPIYIRFGKKAMPLLSEENQQFEFGKGRIVNEGDDLILVATGETVYPALQAARQLENVHGIQATVISMHTIKPLDYALLTSVAAKGCPILTVEEHSVYGGLGEACASFLLENGFRNRFKIMGIPDEYTVTGSQIEIFDHYGLSEIGIADMALNLLQKHA, from the coding sequence ATGGCAGAACTAAATACCCTAGTAGCGGATAAGAAAAGTCTGGCAAACTTAGACGTTTTTTCCAGTACACTTCAGGAGTTGGCTAGTACCGATAAGCATATTCTGGCGGTAACCAGCGACTCGCGTGGATCTGGAAAGCTCGTGCCTTTTGGGCAGAAATACCCGTCACAGATTATTGAGATCGGCATTGCCGAACAAAATCTGGTCGGCGTGGCAGCGGGATTGGCCTCGACCGGTAAAAAAGTGTTTGCCGTTTCGCCCGCCTGTTTCCTGACTGCCCGGTCATTCGAGCAGATCAAAACGGATGTCGCTTATTCCAACAACCCGGTGAAACTCATTGGTATTAGTGCCGGTGTGAGTTATGGCGCGTTAGGCTCTACGCACCACAGTCTACACGATTTTGCGGCCTTGCGGGCAGTGCATAACCTGATCGTTGTGGCACCCGCCGATAATTTCGAGACGGAGCAGGCCATCAGGCTGGCGGCTCAAACGGACCATCCCATTTATATCCGGTTCGGTAAAAAAGCGATGCCCCTCTTATCGGAAGAAAATCAACAATTTGAATTCGGTAAAGGTCGTATTGTGAATGAGGGCGACGATTTAATTCTGGTCGCTACAGGCGAAACGGTCTATCCCGCACTTCAGGCGGCCCGCCAGCTGGAGAACGTACACGGTATCCAGGCAACGGTGATTAGTATGCACACCATTAAGCCGCTGGATTATGCGTTGCTGACTTCGGTAGCGGCCAAAGGCTGCCCCATTCTGACCGTTGAAGAACACAGTGTTTACGGTGGTTTAGGGGAGGCCTGTGCTTCGTTTTTGCTGGAGAATGGGTTTCGTAACCGGTTTAAAATCATGGGGATACCTGATGAATATACAGTAACCGGGTCACAGATAGAGATATTCGATCATTATGGGCTCTCGGAAATCGGAATTGCCGATATGGCGCTTAATCTACTCCAAAAGCACGCTTGA
- a CDS encoding ABC transporter permease, with protein MQAQLQTYRPVFLKFQSLIALFILCLGISLMSDKFLTVANFWNVLRQISVNVCISTGMTLVVLTAGIDLSVGSILALSGAITAGLLRNGIQLPSANLYIGFTLLGAMLAGLLTGSGLGWFNGWAITRFKLPPFVATLAMLTIARGLTMLWTEGFPITGLGDSFTYLGTGWFLGIPLPVWVSGIIVAVAVLITDKTRLGRYIYAIGGSESASRLSGVNINRIKIIVYTLAGALAAVGGLLVTSRLDSAQPNAGTSYELDSIAAVVIGGTSLSGGRGSILGTVQGAIIIGVLNNGLVLLNVSPFWQQVVKGFVILLAVIIDKRTDNEK; from the coding sequence ATGCAGGCACAGTTGCAAACCTATCGACCCGTTTTTCTGAAATTTCAGTCGCTCATTGCGCTGTTTATACTCTGCCTGGGTATCAGCCTGATGTCCGACAAATTCCTGACAGTGGCCAATTTCTGGAACGTTCTGCGGCAGATCTCGGTCAACGTCTGTATTTCTACGGGCATGACCCTTGTTGTCCTGACAGCGGGGATCGACTTGTCGGTTGGCTCCATACTGGCTTTGTCGGGGGCAATAACGGCCGGATTACTCCGGAACGGTATTCAGCTTCCGTCCGCAAATCTCTACATTGGCTTTACCTTGCTCGGTGCGATGCTGGCCGGATTGCTGACAGGCTCAGGACTGGGCTGGTTCAACGGCTGGGCCATTACCCGGTTTAAGTTGCCGCCGTTTGTGGCTACACTGGCTATGCTCACCATTGCGCGCGGCCTGACCATGCTCTGGACCGAAGGCTTTCCCATTACCGGTCTGGGTGATTCCTTTACCTATTTAGGTACGGGTTGGTTTCTGGGAATTCCGTTACCAGTCTGGGTATCGGGCATCATCGTTGCTGTCGCGGTACTAATTACTGACAAAACCCGCTTGGGCCGGTATATCTACGCGATTGGCGGTAGTGAAAGTGCTTCCCGGTTATCGGGTGTTAACATCAACCGAATCAAAATTATCGTCTATACTCTCGCGGGTGCACTGGCCGCTGTGGGCGGTTTACTGGTCACCTCCCGGCTCGATTCGGCTCAGCCCAATGCCGGTACCAGCTATGAACTAGACTCCATTGCGGCTGTCGTTATTGGCGGTACATCGCTATCTGGCGGGCGTGGCAGTATTTTAGGAACCGTTCAGGGAGCCATTATTATTGGTGTGTTGAATAATGGTCTGGTGCTGCTCAATGTATCTCCGTTTTGGCAGCAAGTTGTAAAAGGCTTTGTTATTCTGCTGGCCGTTATTATCGATAAACGAACGGATAATGAGAAATAA
- a CDS encoding DUF1593 domain-containing protein, giving the protein MKRSICFLFLLALALTICQAQDVSKKLRILVLTDIENEPDDAQSMVRFLTYVNQWDVEGLVATTSVHQRNRVAPERIRRIVQAYGKVRTNLLLHEKGYPEEAYLLSVIKSSVPKYGMDAVGPGNDSEGSEHIIAVVDKKDERPVWIPIWGGANCLAQALWKVRQTRTPAEVDKFVAKLRVYTISDQDDTGPWLRKTFPSLFFIVSPGFHARGGYHYSTWRGISGDGFTRGFDGADSNLVNNAWLDANIRKNHGPLGAEHPHTDFIMEGDTPSFLWLINNGLSDPEHPNYGSWGGRYELYTPRTRKWFMEPETRPIWTDAEDEVQGIDGAWHNSNKATIWRWRKAYQHDFAARIDWTVKPYKEANHPPVAVLGHASELQVKGGEKITLNAEGSSDPDGNSLTYEWIYYREPGTFESNRPLEIQDKQKKNAFIVAPKVTTPETIHIVLAVTDAGEPALTRYRRVIVTVLP; this is encoded by the coding sequence ATGAAAAGGTCTATCTGCTTCCTCTTCCTGCTGGCGCTGGCACTAACAATTTGTCAGGCACAGGATGTCAGTAAAAAGTTACGAATTCTGGTCCTGACCGATATCGAAAATGAGCCGGATGATGCTCAGTCGATGGTTCGTTTTCTGACCTACGTAAATCAATGGGATGTAGAAGGGCTCGTGGCGACCACGTCTGTCCACCAGCGAAATCGGGTAGCCCCCGAGCGTATCCGGCGGATTGTGCAGGCCTACGGTAAAGTTCGGACTAACTTACTGCTTCACGAAAAAGGATACCCCGAAGAGGCTTATTTGCTGAGCGTTATCAAATCGTCGGTCCCCAAATATGGCATGGACGCCGTTGGGCCGGGCAACGATTCCGAAGGTTCGGAGCACATCATTGCTGTCGTCGACAAAAAAGATGAACGGCCGGTCTGGATACCCATTTGGGGCGGGGCAAACTGCCTGGCGCAGGCACTCTGGAAAGTTCGGCAGACCCGTACACCCGCCGAGGTCGACAAATTTGTTGCTAAACTTCGTGTCTATACGATTTCTGATCAGGACGATACCGGGCCGTGGCTTCGGAAGACGTTTCCTTCTCTATTCTTCATCGTAAGCCCTGGCTTTCATGCACGCGGTGGTTATCATTATTCAACCTGGCGAGGCATCAGTGGCGATGGATTTACGCGTGGTTTCGATGGGGCTGATTCCAACCTGGTAAACAATGCCTGGCTGGATGCGAATATTCGTAAAAATCATGGTCCGTTGGGGGCCGAGCACCCACATACGGATTTTATTATGGAAGGCGATACGCCCAGTTTTCTCTGGCTGATAAACAATGGCCTGAGCGACCCTGAGCATCCGAATTATGGTAGCTGGGGGGGACGTTATGAACTCTACACTCCTCGCACCCGAAAATGGTTCATGGAACCCGAAACCCGACCCATCTGGACCGATGCTGAAGATGAGGTACAGGGGATCGACGGTGCCTGGCATAACAGCAACAAAGCAACGATCTGGCGATGGCGAAAAGCGTATCAGCATGATTTTGCCGCCCGCATCGACTGGACGGTCAAGCCCTATAAAGAAGCCAATCATCCGCCCGTTGCCGTTCTGGGTCATGCCAGTGAGCTACAGGTAAAAGGTGGGGAAAAGATTACGCTAAATGCGGAAGGGTCCAGTGATCCCGATGGGAATTCGTTGACATACGAGTGGATTTATTACCGTGAACCTGGGACATTCGAAAGCAATCGCCCGCTCGAAATACAGGATAAACAGAAAAAGAATGCCTTTATCGTAGCACCCAAAGTAACTACACCTGAAACAATCCATATCGTACTGGCCGTGACTGATGCGGGTGAGCCCGCTCTGACGCGTTACCGGCGCGTTATTGTAACCGTACTGCCCTGA
- a CDS encoding D-ribose ABC transporter substrate-binding protein, whose protein sequence is MHNLFTYSRLLALLLLFAVAIGCTTKSKTGQPKKVAVIVSTLNNPWFVVLAETAAAQAKALGYEAKIFDSQNNTALENDHFENAIVSGFDAILLNPTDSDGSIVNAMKAKEEGIPVFCMDREVNSPGAATCQILSDNYSGCVAIGKYFVQTLGKKAKTASVNYVEILGLVGDNNTWNRSKGFHSVVDRYPGFKLVAQQSADFDRNKAMEVLESILQAHPDIDAVFCGNDAMAMGAYQALVAAGKAKEVGVFGFDGADDVMNSIRDGKIKATGLQSPQTMARTAAQYADEYIKGKRDFAKKVPVAVELVDQANIADYQDPKKL, encoded by the coding sequence ATGCACAACCTATTCACCTACAGTAGATTACTGGCACTGCTGCTCCTGTTCGCAGTGGCAATTGGCTGTACGACCAAATCGAAAACGGGCCAGCCCAAAAAGGTAGCGGTTATTGTGTCAACGCTCAATAATCCGTGGTTTGTGGTGCTGGCTGAAACTGCTGCGGCTCAGGCGAAAGCATTGGGCTATGAGGCAAAGATCTTTGATTCACAGAACAACACAGCCCTGGAAAACGACCATTTCGAGAACGCCATCGTATCTGGGTTTGATGCCATTCTGCTCAATCCAACCGATTCGGATGGCTCCATCGTGAATGCTATGAAAGCCAAAGAGGAGGGTATTCCGGTGTTTTGTATGGACCGGGAAGTGAACTCGCCCGGGGCAGCGACCTGTCAGATTCTGTCCGACAATTACTCGGGCTGCGTGGCAATCGGCAAATATTTTGTTCAGACCTTGGGCAAAAAGGCAAAAACGGCGTCCGTTAACTATGTCGAGATTTTAGGATTGGTAGGCGACAACAACACCTGGAACCGGTCGAAGGGTTTTCATAGTGTGGTGGATCGCTATCCTGGCTTTAAACTGGTCGCTCAGCAAAGTGCTGATTTTGACCGGAATAAGGCGATGGAAGTATTGGAGTCAATTCTCCAGGCACACCCCGATATCGATGCCGTCTTCTGTGGAAATGATGCGATGGCGATGGGGGCTTATCAGGCGTTGGTAGCGGCTGGCAAGGCCAAAGAGGTTGGCGTGTTTGGGTTCGATGGGGCCGATGATGTGATGAACTCCATCCGTGATGGCAAGATTAAAGCCACGGGACTGCAATCGCCCCAGACGATGGCCAGAACGGCCGCTCAGTATGCCGACGAATACATCAAGGGTAAGCGGGATTTTGCCAAAAAAGTACCCGTAGCTGTCGAACTGGTCGATCAGGCGAATATCGCTGACTATCAAGATCCTAAAAAGCTCTGA
- a CDS encoding transketolase, with amino-acid sequence MSLQELARKSVTYRKNILKYIVGAKAGHTGGSLSCVDILNVLYNYVLNVSPETAKSPNRDRYIQSKGHTVEALYVVLADKGFFPESDLETLCKYQSHYIGHPTRKVNGIEQNTGSLGHGLALSVGTALAAKLDELTYRVFTLLGDGELPEGSNWEAALSASHYKLDNLCAIVDKNTLQISGPTADVCNTDPLDKKFEAFGWAVRHVNGHDFQELTEAFDSLPFEPGKPSLIIAHTIKGKGISYMENQLKWHHGVPNQEQYAQALTELEEAGMAL; translated from the coding sequence ATGAGCCTACAGGAATTAGCCCGCAAGTCGGTTACGTATCGAAAAAATATTCTGAAGTACATTGTTGGGGCCAAAGCTGGTCATACGGGAGGGAGTCTGTCCTGTGTCGATATTCTGAATGTACTTTATAATTACGTTCTGAATGTCAGTCCGGAAACAGCTAAATCGCCCAACCGCGACCGCTATATCCAGAGCAAAGGGCATACGGTAGAGGCTCTCTACGTTGTACTGGCAGATAAAGGATTTTTCCCGGAATCGGATCTGGAGACCCTGTGCAAATATCAGTCGCATTACATTGGTCACCCAACCCGAAAAGTAAACGGAATCGAGCAGAACACCGGCTCGCTTGGGCACGGTCTGGCCTTGAGTGTAGGAACGGCCCTGGCTGCCAAGCTGGATGAACTGACCTATCGCGTTTTTACACTCCTTGGCGATGGCGAATTACCCGAGGGCTCCAATTGGGAAGCGGCTTTATCTGCATCGCATTATAAGCTTGACAACCTCTGCGCTATTGTCGATAAAAACACCCTGCAAATTTCGGGTCCAACGGCCGATGTGTGCAACACCGACCCGCTCGACAAGAAGTTTGAAGCATTCGGCTGGGCGGTTCGTCACGTGAATGGACATGACTTCCAGGAACTTACCGAAGCGTTCGATTCGCTGCCTTTTGAGCCGGGTAAACCCAGTCTGATTATTGCTCATACCATAAAAGGAAAAGGTATCAGTTACATGGAAAATCAACTGAAATGGCATCACGGCGTACCAAATCAGGAACAGTACGCACAGGCATTGACAGAGTTGGAAGAGGCCGGGATGGCATTGTAG
- a CDS encoding L-fucose/L-arabinose isomerase family protein — MSIKSTTPVSLGVIIGNRDFFPDKLVGECRTDLLDIFQKVGVKPIMLDESQTKLGGVETFQEAQKCAELFRKHADEIMGILVVLPNFGDERGVAETLKLARLDVPVLIQAYPDDLNRMDVARRRDAWCGKISVCNNLYQFGIKYSLTTKHVVHPSDPSFATDLTNFVATCRVVKGMRNVRIGAVGARPGGFNTVRYSEKILQRHGISVVTVDLSQILGNANKLTKDDQSVKERLEAIKAYTPTGRTPDDKLVQIAKLDVVLADFMAEHALDATAIQCWTSLQQNYGCNVCTSMSIMSENMLPSACEVDVTGTLSMYAMQLASGSPSALVDWNNNYADDENKCVLFHCGNWAKSFLPDIEISTAPILGTTVGEENTYGALAGRTPASPLTFGRISTDDPKGIIKAYIGEGALTDDALNTFGNRAVAKINNLQNLMQYVCRNGFEHHVVMNASKTAGILKEALSNYMGWEVYEHQS, encoded by the coding sequence ATGAGTATAAAATCGACTACCCCTGTAAGTTTAGGCGTCATCATTGGCAACCGCGATTTCTTTCCTGATAAACTAGTTGGCGAATGCCGGACAGATTTGCTGGACATATTCCAGAAAGTAGGGGTCAAACCCATTATGCTGGATGAGTCGCAGACGAAGCTGGGAGGTGTCGAAACCTTTCAGGAAGCTCAGAAATGCGCTGAACTATTTAGAAAACATGCCGATGAAATAATGGGCATTCTGGTGGTTCTGCCCAATTTTGGCGACGAAAGAGGAGTTGCTGAAACATTAAAACTTGCCCGGTTGGATGTGCCCGTATTGATTCAGGCCTACCCCGACGATCTGAACCGAATGGACGTAGCTCGTCGGCGGGATGCCTGGTGTGGGAAGATCTCTGTCTGCAATAACCTGTATCAGTTCGGCATAAAATACTCACTGACAACCAAGCACGTCGTGCATCCGTCAGACCCCAGTTTTGCCACAGACCTGACGAATTTTGTAGCTACCTGCCGGGTCGTGAAAGGAATGCGGAATGTCAGAATCGGAGCGGTTGGCGCTCGGCCCGGTGGTTTTAACACCGTAAGGTATAGCGAAAAAATACTCCAGCGGCATGGTATATCGGTCGTTACCGTCGATTTGTCGCAGATCCTGGGTAATGCCAATAAACTGACGAAAGACGATCAGTCGGTAAAAGAGCGGCTCGAAGCCATCAAAGCCTACACACCAACGGGCCGTACGCCCGACGACAAACTGGTTCAGATTGCCAAACTGGATGTGGTGCTGGCTGATTTTATGGCCGAACACGCGCTGGACGCCACGGCCATTCAGTGCTGGACATCGCTTCAGCAAAATTATGGCTGCAATGTCTGTACGAGCATGAGTATCATGAGCGAGAACATGCTGCCCAGCGCGTGTGAAGTAGACGTAACTGGCACGCTGAGCATGTATGCCATGCAGCTCGCATCGGGTTCGCCGAGTGCGTTGGTCGACTGGAACAACAACTACGCCGACGACGAAAACAAGTGCGTTCTTTTCCATTGCGGTAACTGGGCAAAATCGTTTTTGCCCGATATCGAAATCAGCACGGCACCGATTCTGGGTACTACCGTTGGGGAAGAAAATACATATGGCGCTTTAGCAGGGCGTACACCTGCCTCTCCGCTTACCTTCGGCCGGATCAGTACCGACGATCCCAAAGGAATTATCAAAGCCTATATTGGCGAGGGTGCCCTAACCGACGATGCCCTGAATACATTCGGCAACCGGGCTGTGGCGAAGATCAACAATCTCCAGAATCTTATGCAGTATGTATGCCGAAATGGTTTTGAACACCATGTCGTCATGAATGCGTCCAAAACCGCTGGTATTCTCAAAGAGGCCCTGTCGAATTATATGGGCTGGGAGGTTTATGAGCATCAATCCTGA
- a CDS encoding sugar ABC transporter ATP-binding protein, translated as MLVADDITKRFSGVTALDKVCLEFQAGKVTAVIGENGAGKSTLMKILSGVYPDYEGQIRFNGQPVRFSSVRDAQDCGITIIHQELNLIPYLSITENIFLGREITTRWGTLDKKAMRHTCQQLLDKLKLSLDPDRLIADLKVGQQQVVEIAKALLVDSKVIIMDEPTSAISESEVAVLFGIIDDLRSENKAIVYISHKLDELFTIADHFVVLRDGKSIESGDMQSMDHDTLIRKMVGRDITSIRRQRNDHGYSPLLSVENLCLTHPVRAQENQLKNISLTVGRGEIVGIFGLMGAGRTELLETLFGLHPKRANGIIRLNGETVSCKAPIDAIRAGMALVPEDRKKDGLVLGLDVQTNISLSTLDSIEQTGLLNRQKESNLAKKYIAELRIKTPSEKQAAKNLSGGNQQKIVLSKWLATHPKLLMLDEPTRGIDVNAKNEIYKLILQLADEGMGIIVVSSELPEILAISDRVLVMSEGTITAEMSAEDAAEDSILKAAIPKTL; from the coding sequence ATGCTCGTAGCAGACGATATCACCAAGCGATTTTCGGGCGTAACTGCGCTTGACAAGGTGTGCCTTGAGTTTCAGGCCGGGAAGGTAACTGCTGTAATTGGCGAGAACGGAGCGGGCAAGTCTACGCTGATGAAAATTCTGTCGGGTGTTTACCCGGACTACGAGGGACAAATTCGGTTCAATGGGCAACCCGTCCGGTTTTCGTCCGTTCGCGATGCCCAGGATTGTGGTATAACAATTATCCACCAGGAGCTCAACCTTATTCCGTATCTGAGTATCACGGAAAATATCTTTCTGGGTCGTGAGATTACCACGCGCTGGGGTACACTCGATAAGAAAGCCATGCGGCATACCTGCCAGCAGCTACTGGACAAACTGAAGCTAAGTCTTGACCCCGACAGGCTGATTGCGGACTTGAAAGTTGGTCAGCAACAGGTCGTAGAAATTGCCAAAGCGTTGCTGGTTGACTCAAAAGTCATCATCATGGATGAGCCAACATCGGCCATCAGCGAAAGCGAAGTGGCGGTCTTATTTGGCATCATCGACGATTTGAGAAGCGAGAATAAAGCTATTGTGTACATCTCCCACAAACTGGATGAGCTGTTTACGATTGCTGATCACTTTGTTGTGCTGCGGGATGGGAAATCGATCGAATCGGGCGATATGCAAAGCATGGACCACGACACGCTCATTCGTAAAATGGTGGGTCGGGATATTACCAGTATCCGGCGGCAGCGGAATGACCATGGATATAGCCCTCTTTTGTCCGTCGAAAACCTATGTCTTACGCATCCAGTCCGCGCGCAGGAAAATCAACTGAAGAATATTTCATTGACAGTTGGCCGGGGTGAAATTGTTGGCATTTTTGGGCTCATGGGTGCCGGTAGGACCGAATTGCTGGAAACGCTATTTGGACTTCATCCGAAACGGGCTAACGGAATCATTCGCCTGAACGGTGAAACTGTTTCCTGTAAGGCACCCATCGATGCGATCAGGGCGGGTATGGCGCTGGTGCCCGAAGATCGCAAAAAAGATGGCCTCGTTCTGGGGCTCGATGTTCAAACCAATATTAGCTTATCGACCCTCGACTCCATTGAGCAGACCGGCTTGCTGAACCGGCAAAAAGAGTCGAATCTGGCTAAAAAATACATTGCTGAGTTACGGATAAAAACTCCTTCCGAAAAGCAGGCGGCTAAAAATCTGAGTGGCGGCAATCAACAGAAAATCGTTCTGTCGAAATGGCTGGCTACCCACCCGAAGCTATTGATGCTGGATGAACCCACACGGGGTATCGACGTCAATGCCAAGAATGAAATTTATAAACTCATTCTTCAACTGGCCGACGAGGGTATGGGCATCATCGTCGTTTCGTCAGAACTGCCCGAAATTCTGGCCATTTCAGACCGCGTTCTGGTCATGAGCGAAGGAACCATAACGGCCGAAATGTCGGCAGAGGATGCTGCTGAAGATTCTATACTCAAAGCCGCCATTCCTAAAACCCTTTAA